One part of the bacterium genome encodes these proteins:
- a CDS encoding shikimate kinase produces MKHLRIILTGFMGTGKTAVGEKLAKRLGYDFLDTDLMVEEDTGKTITDIFEKEGEPAFRIHEKKMVKKALEREKVVIAAGGGAIVDPDNLKLMKEKGLVIGLSASPESILQRVAGLETRPLLRSKDQLKRIESLLSHRSPYYRQADKIVDTTMKRLEETVDEIMAVLNANHRR; encoded by the coding sequence TTGAAACACCTTCGCATCATCCTCACGGGCTTCATGGGAACCGGCAAGACGGCGGTGGGCGAGAAGCTCGCCAAGAGGCTGGGTTATGACTTCCTAGACACCGATTTGATGGTCGAAGAAGACACGGGCAAGACGATCACCGACATCTTCGAAAAAGAAGGCGAGCCGGCCTTCCGCATCCATGAAAAGAAGATGGTCAAAAAGGCCCTGGAGCGGGAGAAGGTCGTCATCGCCGCCGGGGGCGGGGCCATCGTCGATCCGGATAACCTGAAGCTCATGAAAGAGAAGGGCCTCGTCATCGGGCTCTCCGCCTCGCCGGAGTCCATCCTCCAGCGTGTGGCGGGTTTGGAGACGCGGCCTCTCCTGCGCTCCAAGGACCAGTTGAAACGGATCGAAAGCCTCCTCTCGCACCGGTCCCCGTATTACCGCCAAGCCGACAAGATCGTCGACACGACGATGAAGCGTCTCGAAGAGACCGTGGACGAAATCATGGCGGTGCTGAATGCCAACCATCGCCGTTAA
- the aroB gene encoding 3-dehydroquinate synthase codes for MPTIAVNIRQNAYAIHVSGAEDEDWTEPVAEIVQGLRPIVLTNPRVARLCLPALKRGLARRKIPVKTLLIPDGESFKNLETVAKAHRGLVRLGADRATPVLLLGGGVVGDLGGFVAATYLRGVPFVQIGTTLVAQVDSSIGGKLGVDLPEGKNLVGVFGQPKAVVSHVPFLKTLPRRELAGGLGEVLKYGVIRDPGLFETVRKDLGKIYGLDDDLLLRIVQRSSAIKAEVVAADERESSLRMILNFGHTFGHALERLTKYRRYHHGEAVGFGMVTAARLSERLGFCSRAEAERVRGAVAEAGLPTEAPPIPKARWRAALEVDKKSRGGMIHFVFMTRVGEVVTQPVAPKELAEHFARLD; via the coding sequence ATGCCAACCATCGCCGTTAACATTCGCCAAAACGCCTACGCCATCCACGTGAGCGGGGCAGAGGATGAAGACTGGACGGAGCCGGTCGCCGAGATCGTCCAAGGCCTCCGTCCGATCGTCCTCACGAACCCCCGCGTCGCCAGGCTCTGCCTGCCCGCGCTCAAGCGGGGGCTGGCGCGGCGGAAAATTCCCGTCAAGACCCTTCTGATTCCGGACGGGGAAAGTTTCAAGAACCTGGAGACCGTCGCCAAGGCGCATCGCGGGCTGGTGAGGTTGGGCGCGGATCGGGCGACTCCGGTCCTGCTCCTGGGAGGCGGGGTCGTGGGCGATCTCGGAGGCTTCGTCGCGGCGACCTACCTGCGCGGCGTCCCGTTTGTCCAGATCGGGACCACGCTGGTCGCCCAGGTCGATTCCTCCATCGGCGGGAAGCTGGGCGTCGATCTTCCGGAGGGCAAGAACCTGGTCGGAGTCTTCGGCCAACCCAAGGCCGTCGTCTCGCACGTGCCGTTCCTGAAGACACTCCCGCGCCGCGAACTGGCCGGCGGGTTGGGGGAGGTGCTCAAGTACGGCGTCATCCGCGATCCGGGGCTTTTCGAAACCGTTCGAAAGGATTTGGGGAAAATTTACGGACTTGACGACGACCTGCTCCTGCGGATCGTCCAACGGTCCTCGGCGATCAAGGCGGAGGTCGTCGCGGCGGACGAGCGGGAATCCTCGCTCCGCATGATCCTCAATTTCGGCCATACCTTCGGCCATGCCCTCGAGCGTCTGACGAAGTACCGCCGATACCACCACGGCGAGGCGGTCGGTTTCGGCATGGTCACCGCCGCGCGACTCTCGGAACGTCTCGGGTTCTGCTCCCGGGCGGAGGCGGAGCGCGTGCGCGGGGCGGTCGCGGAGGCCGGGCTTCCCACGGAAGCCCCGCCCATCCCCAAGGCGCGCTGGCGGGCCGCTTTGGAAGTTGACAAAAAGTCGCGCGGTGGGATGATCCACTTCGTTTTCATGACGCGCGTCGGCGAGGTCGTCACGCAACCGGTCGCGCCCAAGGAGCTGGCGGAACACTTCGCCCGTCTGGATTGA
- a CDS encoding tetratricopeptide repeat protein yields the protein MDMEILNDLPTELQRNPHFARYYRTWQKNELSIVFIPLAQICREQGFLETAREICERGLARHPTSVSGRLMLARIHMDCDETQKAQDIVEKVLQEYPAQQEAQTLLHRIKRLGDPESVAPEIPQISPEMKSPGVSPAIEAVVSPWENATMAKIYADQGEARVAHQILDKILARDPQNARAMELKRSMTA from the coding sequence ATGGATATGGAGATTCTCAACGATCTGCCCACGGAACTGCAGAGAAACCCCCATTTTGCGCGCTACTACCGCACGTGGCAGAAGAACGAGCTTTCCATCGTCTTCATCCCCCTCGCGCAAATCTGCCGCGAACAGGGTTTTTTGGAAACGGCGCGCGAGATCTGCGAAAGGGGCCTCGCGCGTCATCCGACGTCCGTGAGCGGCCGCCTCATGCTCGCCCGCATCCACATGGACTGCGACGAGACGCAAAAGGCCCAGGACATCGTCGAGAAGGTCTTGCAGGAATACCCCGCCCAGCAGGAGGCGCAGACCCTTTTGCACAGGATCAAACGCCTCGGAGACCCGGAGTCCGTTGCACCGGAGATCCCTCAGATCTCCCCCGAAATGAAATCCCCCGGGGTCTCGCCGGCGATCGAAGCCGTGGTCTCGCCGTGGGAGAACGCGACGATGGCGAAGATCTACGCCGACCAGGGCGAGGCGCGCGTCGCCCACCAGATTTTGGACAAGATCCTGGCGCGCGATCCCCAAAACGCCCGCGCCATGGAGCTTAAGAGGTCGATGACCGCATGA
- a CDS encoding helix-turn-helix transcriptional regulator, with the protein MPEVRKNNVRKLREERLMSKAELARKAGLSPLTIDRVESGKDSRMDTKRKIILAMGFKLSEKDKVFPEA; encoded by the coding sequence ATGCCTGAAGTGCGCAAGAACAATGTCCGCAAACTCCGCGAGGAGCGCCTCATGAGCAAGGCGGAGCTTGCGCGCAAGGCCGGTCTCTCGCCCCTGACGATCGACCGTGTCGAGTCCGGCAAGGATTCGCGCATGGACACAAAGCGAAAAATCATCCTCGCCATGGGTTTCAAGCTCTCCGAAAAGGACAAGGTCTTTCCCGAGGCTTAA
- a CDS encoding LysE family transporter, with amino-acid sequence MLFFKSCLVGCMVAIPVGPVGLLLIQRSLSIGPLAGIFTGLGAALADGLFGFLAAVGLVTLLGELEAGRHFLRPLGSLALMIVGAHFFFQKPPKLAAHEILTGRFQRRFWWDTISACFLTLMNPTTIIAFTVLFAGSDLIPENPGRESYFEIAGGIFTGSLVWWLFLVGIAEPVKRRLNPHSVHRFLQVLGVVLVVLALFTFLPRLGTVIENVRRLL; translated from the coding sequence ATGCTCTTCTTCAAGTCCTGTTTGGTCGGCTGCATGGTGGCGATCCCGGTGGGACCGGTCGGTCTCCTGCTCATTCAACGCAGCCTTTCCATCGGTCCCCTGGCGGGAATCTTCACGGGCCTGGGCGCGGCGCTCGCCGACGGCCTGTTCGGCTTTCTCGCCGCCGTGGGACTCGTCACGCTCCTGGGCGAGCTCGAAGCCGGACGGCACTTTCTCAGGCCTCTCGGCAGCCTGGCCCTCATGATCGTCGGCGCGCATTTTTTCTTTCAAAAGCCCCCCAAGCTCGCTGCCCACGAGATTCTGACGGGGCGGTTTCAGAGGAGATTTTGGTGGGACACGATCTCGGCCTGCTTTCTCACCCTCATGAACCCCACGACGATCATCGCCTTTACGGTGCTCTTCGCCGGGTCTGACCTGATCCCGGAGAATCCTGGCCGGGAGAGTTACTTTGAGATCGCCGGAGGCATCTTCACGGGGAGCCTCGTCTGGTGGCTGTTTCTCGTCGGCATCGCCGAGCCGGTGAAGCGGAGGCTCAATCCGCACAGCGTTCACCGGTTCTTGCAAGTGTTGGGGGTCGTGTTGGTCGTTCTCGCCCTGTTCACTTTTCTCCCTCGCCTCGGGACCGTGATTGAGAACGTCCGGAGGCTTTTATAG
- the gatA gene encoding Asp-tRNA(Asn)/Glu-tRNA(Gln) amidotransferase subunit GatA, with translation MELFDLTIHELADLLKQKKASSREITESVFKRIKAVEPKVRSYVSLAEETALAQAKKADGTAPRGMLHGLPLGIKDNFLIEGTKTTCASRILENYVAPYTATSAQRLLDQGAVVVGKLNLDEFAMGSSTENSGVGITRNPWDLERIPGGSSGGSAAAVAAGECIAATGTDTGGSIRLPAALTNLVGVKPTYGRVSRYGIVAFASSLDQVGPLTKDVTDAAILLNALAGHDPKDSTSLNLPVPDYTKALQKDLKGWKVGIPKEYFIGGTDAEVAKALQTAIETVKKLGAECVDVTLPHTDYGVPTYYILATAEASSNLARYDGIRFGYRNREAKDLTSLYKKSRSEGFGPEVKRRIMLGTYVLSAGYYDAYYLRGQKVRTLIRRDFEKAFEKCDVILTPVSPTPAWKVGEKVSDPLKMYLSDIFTINVNLAGLPGMSLPCGFTQSGLPIGMQLIAKHFEEERMFRVAYAYEQANKWHQRRPKL, from the coding sequence ATGGAACTGTTCGATCTCACCATTCATGAACTCGCCGATCTCTTGAAACAGAAGAAGGCCTCGTCCCGCGAGATCACGGAATCGGTTTTCAAGCGCATCAAGGCCGTTGAACCGAAGGTGCGTTCGTACGTCTCGCTGGCCGAGGAGACGGCCCTGGCGCAGGCGAAGAAGGCGGATGGAACCGCGCCCAGGGGAATGCTGCACGGTCTCCCGTTGGGCATCAAAGACAATTTCCTCATCGAGGGCACGAAAACCACCTGCGCCTCCAGGATTTTGGAGAATTACGTCGCCCCCTACACCGCCACGTCTGCGCAAAGGCTCCTGGATCAAGGAGCGGTCGTCGTCGGCAAGCTCAACCTGGATGAGTTCGCGATGGGATCATCGACGGAAAACTCAGGCGTTGGCATAACGCGGAATCCGTGGGACCTCGAACGGATTCCCGGCGGGTCGAGCGGCGGCAGCGCGGCGGCGGTCGCGGCGGGGGAGTGCATCGCCGCGACGGGCACCGACACCGGGGGCTCGATCCGGCTGCCGGCGGCTCTTACCAACCTGGTCGGCGTCAAGCCCACCTACGGCCGTGTTTCCCGTTACGGCATCGTCGCCTTCGCCTCGTCTCTCGACCAGGTCGGGCCGCTCACCAAAGACGTCACCGACGCCGCCATCCTGCTCAACGCCCTGGCCGGCCACGACCCGAAGGATTCCACGTCCCTGAATCTCCCTGTCCCCGATTACACGAAGGCGCTTCAAAAGGACCTGAAGGGCTGGAAGGTCGGCATTCCCAAGGAATACTTTATCGGCGGCACGGACGCCGAAGTGGCCAAGGCGCTCCAGACGGCGATCGAAACGGTCAAGAAACTCGGGGCCGAATGCGTCGACGTGACGCTCCCGCACACCGACTACGGCGTGCCGACGTACTACATCTTGGCCACGGCGGAGGCCTCCTCCAATCTGGCGCGTTACGACGGCATCCGCTTCGGTTACCGGAACCGGGAGGCCAAGGACCTCACCTCGCTCTACAAGAAGTCCCGGAGCGAGGGATTCGGCCCCGAGGTCAAGCGCCGGATCATGCTGGGCACCTACGTCCTCTCGGCCGGCTATTACGACGCCTATTACCTGCGCGGCCAGAAGGTGCGGACCCTCATCCGCCGTGATTTCGAGAAGGCTTTTGAAAAATGCGACGTGATCCTGACCCCGGTTTCGCCCACTCCGGCCTGGAAGGTCGGGGAGAAGGTGAGTGATCCGCTCAAGATGTATCTGTCCGACATCTTCACCATCAACGTGAACCTGGCGGGGCTGCCCGGCATGAGCCTGCCTTGCGGCTTCACGCAGTCGGGTCTCCCGATCGGGATGCAACTGATCGCCAAGCACTTTGAAGAGGAAAGGATGTTTCGGGTCGCCTACGCCTACGAGCAGGCGAATAAGTGGCATCAGAGGAGACCGAAGCTGTGA
- the gatC gene encoding Asp-tRNA(Asn)/Glu-tRNA(Gln) amidotransferase subunit GatC produces MKLSKDEVLKIANLARLELSPAEVETYGGQLSAILDYVEALNKLDVKDIEPTAHAVMVPTPFRADEVIADATREKSLSNAPDRDETFFKVPKVIG; encoded by the coding sequence ATGAAACTCTCCAAAGACGAGGTCCTGAAGATCGCCAACCTGGCGCGGCTGGAGCTTTCTCCCGCCGAGGTGGAGACCTACGGCGGGCAGCTGTCGGCGATTCTCGACTATGTCGAGGCCTTGAACAAACTCGACGTGAAAGACATCGAGCCCACGGCTCACGCGGTGATGGTCCCCACGCCCTTCCGCGCCGATGAAGTGATCGCGGACGCCACGCGGGAGAAATCGCTCTCCAACGCGCCCGACCGGGATGAGACTTTCTTCAAAGTGCCGAAGGTCATTGGCTGA
- the aroC gene encoding chorismate synthase has protein sequence MSLRLLTAGESHGKALVVVIDGLPSHLPISEDYVNYQLARRQKGYGRGGRMKIEQDKAEIISGIRAGKTLGSPVALKIDNRDWANWQKIMDVSQEDEGQSKVVHHPRPGHTDLPGGIKYEHHDLRNILERSSARETAARVAAGALGRRLLDEFGITIVGHLVSLGGVTVSSELPPLQDLERIAEESPLRCHDPRAAEAMIRKIDEARKNGDSLGGVFEIIVEGLPVGLGTHTQWDQKLDGRIAQSVMSIQAIKGVEIGMGFKAADRFGSEVHDEIFYDRDKKCFFRKRNNAGGLEGGITNGERLVVRAAMKPLSTLYRPLQSVDVVTKETYEATVERTDITAVPAAAVIGENCVAFTLAQAFLEKFGGDSLKEIRRNYDGYLKQVGEY, from the coding sequence ATGTCACTCCGTCTTTTGACCGCGGGTGAATCGCACGGAAAGGCGCTCGTCGTCGTCATCGACGGCCTCCCGTCCCACCTCCCGATCTCCGAGGACTACGTCAACTACCAGCTCGCCCGGCGGCAGAAAGGCTATGGCCGCGGCGGACGGATGAAGATCGAGCAGGACAAGGCGGAAATCATCTCCGGCATCCGGGCGGGCAAGACCCTGGGCTCTCCGGTCGCGCTCAAGATCGACAACCGCGACTGGGCGAACTGGCAAAAGATCATGGATGTCTCCCAAGAGGACGAAGGCCAGTCCAAGGTCGTCCACCATCCGCGTCCGGGGCACACGGACCTGCCCGGCGGCATCAAGTACGAACATCACGACCTTCGCAATATCCTGGAGCGCTCCAGCGCCCGCGAAACGGCCGCGCGCGTGGCAGCCGGTGCCCTGGGCCGGCGCCTCCTCGACGAATTCGGGATCACGATCGTCGGTCATTTGGTGAGCTTGGGCGGCGTGACGGTCTCCTCGGAGCTTCCGCCTCTGCAGGATCTGGAACGGATCGCGGAGGAAAGCCCTCTCCGATGCCATGATCCGCGGGCCGCGGAGGCGATGATCCGGAAGATCGACGAGGCCCGCAAGAACGGCGATTCCCTGGGCGGCGTCTTCGAAATCATCGTCGAAGGATTGCCGGTGGGTTTGGGGACCCACACGCAATGGGACCAAAAGCTGGACGGCCGGATCGCCCAATCGGTCATGAGCATCCAGGCGATCAAGGGCGTCGAAATCGGCATGGGCTTCAAGGCGGCCGACCGGTTCGGGTCGGAGGTGCACGACGAGATCTTTTACGACCGGGACAAGAAATGCTTCTTCCGCAAGCGCAACAACGCCGGGGGACTCGAGGGCGGAATCACCAACGGCGAGAGGCTCGTCGTCCGGGCGGCCATGAAGCCGCTGTCGACCCTCTACCGCCCGCTGCAATCCGTCGACGTCGTCACGAAGGAGACCTACGAGGCGACGGTGGAGCGCACGGACATCACCGCCGTGCCCGCCGCGGCCGTGATCGGCGAAAACTGCGTGGCCTTCACGCTCGCCCAGGCCTTTTTGGAAAAATTCGGAGGCGACTCCCTGAAGGAGATCCGCCGCAACTACGACGGTTATTTGAAGCAAGTGGGGGAATATTGA
- the gatB gene encoding Asp-tRNA(Asn)/Glu-tRNA(Gln) amidotransferase subunit GatB, translating into MTYEVVIGLEVHAQLLTKTKLFCACPTVFGREPNLNTCPVCLGQPGTLPVLNRQAVEFAIRAGLATGCSIEAKSVFARKNYFYPDLPKGYQISQYELPVCLKGHLDIEIVNGGRSPSEVNDDKPGKTDGGPGGRAGSPPAITKRIGITRIHMEEDAGKLVHEHPGTRAQDASWVDFNRGGTPLLEIVSEPDMRSPQEAVAYLKKLRSILVYAEICDGNMEEGSLRCDANVSLRPAGQEKFGTKVELKNMNSFKNVEKAIFYEIDRQASVLDEGGRILQETRLWDADKGETQSMRGKEEAHDYRYFPDPDLLPLIVDREWVERVGKTLPELPDAKRARFASQYQLPVYDAEVLASSRGLADFFEACVKEYPQPKKVSNWVMNEFLRMIGNDEARIPSSPLKPVHLAQAMKLVDGGTISGSVAKTVLQTVFETGESPQSIVEKQGLAQISDDGALETALDEVIAASPKEVEKYKAGNEKLIGHFVGQVMKKTGGRANPAKVNELVKRKLSS; encoded by the coding sequence GTGACATACGAAGTCGTCATCGGATTGGAGGTCCACGCGCAGCTTCTGACAAAGACGAAGCTCTTTTGCGCCTGCCCGACCGTCTTTGGCCGGGAACCCAACCTCAACACCTGCCCCGTCTGTCTCGGCCAGCCGGGCACGCTCCCCGTCTTGAACCGGCAGGCGGTCGAGTTCGCCATTCGCGCGGGTCTCGCGACGGGCTGTTCCATCGAAGCGAAGAGCGTCTTCGCGCGGAAGAACTATTTCTACCCGGATCTTCCCAAGGGCTATCAGATCTCCCAATACGAATTGCCGGTCTGCCTCAAGGGCCACTTGGACATCGAAATAGTGAACGGAGGAAGGTCCCCTTCCGAAGTGAACGATGACAAGCCTGGTAAAACAGATGGGGGGCCCGGGGGGAGAGCGGGATCACCCCCCGCTATCACGAAGCGAATTGGCATCACACGGATACATATGGAAGAGGACGCGGGCAAGCTGGTGCACGAGCACCCCGGAACCCGCGCCCAAGACGCCTCATGGGTCGACTTCAACCGCGGCGGGACGCCGCTCCTGGAAATCGTCTCCGAGCCCGATATGCGCTCGCCGCAGGAGGCGGTGGCGTATTTGAAAAAGCTCCGGTCGATCCTCGTCTATGCGGAGATCTGCGACGGGAACATGGAGGAGGGGAGCCTCCGCTGCGACGCGAACGTCTCGCTCCGGCCCGCCGGCCAGGAAAAATTCGGGACGAAGGTCGAGCTCAAGAACATGAACTCCTTCAAGAACGTCGAGAAGGCGATTTTCTACGAAATCGACCGGCAGGCGTCCGTCTTGGACGAGGGCGGCAGGATCCTCCAGGAGACGCGCCTTTGGGACGCGGACAAGGGCGAGACTCAGTCCATGCGCGGCAAAGAAGAGGCGCACGATTACCGCTACTTTCCCGATCCGGACCTGCTGCCGCTGATCGTCGACAGGGAGTGGGTTGAGAGGGTGGGAAAGACCTTGCCGGAGCTGCCGGACGCCAAGCGGGCGCGCTTCGCCTCGCAATACCAGCTTCCGGTCTACGACGCGGAGGTCCTGGCCTCGTCCCGGGGGCTGGCGGACTTTTTCGAGGCGTGCGTGAAGGAATATCCCCAGCCCAAGAAGGTCTCCAACTGGGTCATGAACGAATTTCTGCGCATGATCGGCAACGACGAGGCGCGGATTCCTTCGAGCCCTCTCAAGCCCGTCCACCTCGCCCAGGCGATGAAACTCGTGGACGGAGGGACGATCAGCGGTTCCGTGGCCAAGACGGTCCTTCAAACGGTTTTCGAGACGGGCGAATCGCCCCAGTCCATTGTGGAGAAACAGGGGCTCGCCCAGATCTCCGACGACGGTGCCCTGGAGACGGCCCTCGATGAGGTCATCGCCGCCAGCCCCAAGGAAGTCGAAAAATACAAGGCGGGCAACGAGAAGCTCATCGGACACTTCGTGGGCCAGGTCATGAAAAAGACCGGGGGCCGCGCGAATCCCGCGAAGGTCAACGAGCTCGTGAAACGGAAACTTTCCTCCTAA
- a CDS encoding zf-TFIIB domain-containing protein, whose product MTTQKPSHTEEEYFAKVEAEKKKRLADEIARKLSQEEQRKLKALHWMRCPKCGMELHSIPFKGVTIEKCFSCQGIFLDDGELEKVAGKEEGFLTSVLSLFKI is encoded by the coding sequence ATGACGACCCAGAAACCCTCCCACACCGAAGAAGAGTATTTCGCCAAGGTCGAGGCGGAGAAGAAAAAGCGCCTGGCCGATGAGATCGCCCGCAAGCTGTCCCAGGAGGAGCAGAGGAAACTCAAGGCCCTCCATTGGATGCGCTGTCCCAAGTGCGGCATGGAGCTGCATTCGATTCCGTTCAAAGGCGTGACGATCGAAAAATGCTTCTCCTGCCAGGGCATCTTCCTGGACGACGGGGAACTGGAGAAGGTGGCGGGCAAGGAAGAGGGCTTTCTGACGAGCGTCCTCAGCCTGTTCAAAATATGA
- the mtnA gene encoding S-methyl-5-thioribose-1-phosphate isomerase — translation MNFRTIEWKDDKVIMIDQRKLPVEETYVECSDYKQVADAIKTMVIRGAPAIGVAAAMGVALGSLGIDAKTYESFAQKMETVFQTLMETRPTAVNLRWGLERMKKVMESNRALAVPALQERLRAEAIAIYEEDIAINKKMGGFGQELIQNGDTVLTHCNAGALATAGWGTALGVLYSAKEAGKKFEVIADETRPFLQGARLTAWELEKSGVPVTLITDNMAAAFMRQKKIQRVIVGADRIAANGDVANKIGTYGVAVLARQHDIPFYVAAPLSTIDLTCPTGDQIPIEERNPEEVTNFFRQRVAPEGIQVRNPAFDVTPHELVTAIITEKGIAKPPYSESLKKLFG, via the coding sequence ATGAACTTTAGAACCATCGAATGGAAGGACGACAAGGTGATCATGATCGACCAGCGCAAGCTGCCGGTCGAGGAGACCTATGTCGAGTGCTCGGACTACAAGCAGGTGGCCGATGCAATCAAGACGATGGTTATCCGCGGTGCTCCGGCGATTGGCGTGGCGGCCGCGATGGGCGTGGCGCTGGGCTCGCTCGGCATCGACGCGAAAACCTACGAGTCTTTCGCTCAAAAAATGGAGACGGTCTTCCAAACCCTCATGGAAACACGGCCGACGGCGGTTAATTTGCGCTGGGGTTTGGAACGGATGAAAAAGGTGATGGAGTCGAACCGCGCCCTGGCCGTTCCCGCCCTTCAAGAGAGGCTTCGCGCGGAGGCGATCGCGATCTATGAGGAAGACATCGCCATCAATAAGAAAATGGGTGGTTTCGGCCAGGAGTTGATCCAGAACGGCGACACGGTCCTCACCCATTGCAACGCCGGTGCGCTCGCAACGGCCGGATGGGGGACGGCCCTGGGTGTCCTGTATTCGGCGAAGGAGGCGGGGAAGAAATTCGAGGTGATCGCCGATGAGACGCGTCCCTTCCTTCAAGGCGCGCGTCTGACCGCCTGGGAGCTGGAGAAGAGCGGGGTGCCCGTGACCCTCATCACGGACAACATGGCGGCGGCTTTCATGCGCCAGAAGAAGATCCAGCGCGTGATCGTCGGGGCGGATCGCATCGCCGCCAACGGGGACGTGGCCAACAAGATCGGCACTTACGGAGTGGCCGTGCTGGCCCGACAACACGACATCCCCTTTTACGTGGCGGCGCCGCTTTCGACGATCGACCTCACGTGCCCGACCGGCGACCAGATCCCGATCGAGGAGAGGAACCCGGAGGAGGTCACGAACTTCTTCCGCCAGCGCGTGGCCCCGGAGGGGATCCAGGTGCGGAATCCGGCCTTCGACGTAACGCCGCATGAACTCGTAACGGCCATCATCACGGAGAAGGGGATCGCGAAACCGCCGTATTCTGAGTCCTTGAAAAAGCTTTTTGGTTAG
- a CDS encoding prepilin peptidase produces MIPLYSLWVLLLGLLVGSFLNVCIYRLPRGLSVISPRSHCPNCGHFLRWYDNIPLLSYLWLRGRCRFCRWAIPLRYPLVEALTAVLSFLIYAKFGLGSAYAFYFLLLAAPLVAVAFIDLAHKIIPDVISLPGIAAGIAATLVLSGLPIPAALIKSLWGILAGGGVLFAISWTYEKLRSREGIGGGDVKLAAMLGAFFGWKGVFVILLLASLLGSVTGLLLVVARRQGAQSAVPFGPFLAAGALLYLFAGHDIVRWYLSFTSKLY; encoded by the coding sequence GTGATTCCTCTTTATTCGTTGTGGGTCCTTCTCTTGGGACTCTTGGTCGGCAGCTTTCTCAATGTTTGTATCTACCGCTTGCCGCGCGGCCTTTCGGTGATCTCCCCCCGTTCCCATTGTCCCAACTGCGGCCATTTTCTGCGCTGGTATGACAACATTCCCCTCTTGAGCTATCTCTGGCTTCGCGGCCGTTGCCGTTTCTGCCGGTGGGCCATCCCGCTTCGATATCCCCTCGTCGAGGCCCTGACGGCCGTCCTCTCTTTCTTGATCTACGCGAAATTCGGCCTCGGAAGCGCCTATGCGTTCTATTTTCTCCTCTTGGCGGCGCCCCTGGTCGCCGTGGCGTTCATCGATCTCGCGCACAAGATCATCCCGGACGTGATCTCCCTGCCCGGCATCGCGGCGGGCATTGCCGCGACCCTCGTCCTTTCGGGTCTTCCGATCCCGGCGGCCCTCATCAAGTCGCTGTGGGGGATCCTGGCCGGGGGCGGCGTCCTCTTCGCGATCAGCTGGACCTATGAAAAATTGCGGAGCCGTGAAGGGATCGGCGGCGGTGACGTCAAACTCGCCGCCATGCTGGGGGCCTTCTTCGGTTGGAAGGGCGTCTTCGTGATCCTCCTCCTCGCCTCCCTCCTGGGATCGGTCACTGGACTCCTCCTCGTCGTCGCGCGCCGCCAGGGAGCGCAGTCCGCCGTCCCCTTCGGCCCCTTCCTCGCCGCGGGGGCCCTGCTCTACCTCTTCGCAGGCCACGACATCGTCCGTTGGTACCTGTCCTTCACATCTAAGTTATATTGA